In the Natrinema sp. CBA1119 genome, AGCGGCGACGATCCGCTGGACGACGAAGTAGCCGACCGGGAGCGCGTCGGGATTCCCCCAGTCCGGCATCCGGTTGTTCGGATCGCGTTGCTGGCCGTGTTCGATCCAGATCCGCCCGTCGCCGACCTCGCGAGTGATCGAAACCTCCTGCTCGAGGGTGACGTTGAACTCCGCAAGGCGATCGACGTGGGAGTCGTGGCAGGCGAGGTCGTAATCGTGGTTCCCCGGGATGAGCGTGATATCGATCTCCGCACCGGTCGCGCGAAGTTGCTCGAACACGCGCGGGTGATCGTCGATGACCCGCTCGAGTGTCGCCGGTCCCGTCACCTCGGCGTACTCCCACAGCCCGAACGCGTCGCCGTTGATGACGAGTTCGACGTCGCCGCCGCGCTCCTCGAGGCCCGCGAGAAACGAGAGGAGCTCCGCCTCGAAGTCGAGCGCCGTCAGCTGTTCGTCGCCGCCCATGTGGAGGTCGCTGATGAAGACGTACTCGCTGGCCATCGGACGAGTCCGGCGTACTACCAGACGGACCGGGAAAGTGGTTTGCCCGTTCCCGACGGCCGGCTCGCTCGAGCGCCCGTCTGGCGGTCGGCCCGCTCGAGCGCCCGTTCGGTGTCCACGGTCCCGTCTCGCCCAGTCGCCCGACCCGCGACTTCGAATCTTATCTATTAAATGCGTACGGGCGGTAGCACGGGTATGCAGGTCAAGTCCCGACACCACCTCCGCAGCGACGCGGTGTCCGATCTCGAGGAGACGCTCGAGGACCAACTCGGCGTCTCGCCCGAGGGCGATGCATACGAGCGCGTCGAGTTCGAGGAAACCGACTGGGAGGTCGTCCTCATCGACGGCGAGCCACGGGTCGCGTACTTCGACGAGGAACCGTTTCTGACGGTCAGGGGGGCCAACGCCTACGAGCCCGAGAAGCGACTGGTGACCGTCGACGCGGGTGCCGTCTCGTTCGTCAGCGACGGCGCGGACGTGATGCGACCCGGGATCACGGAAGCGACCGACGACATCTCGCCGGACGATCTGGTCGTCATCGCCGAGGAGTCCCACGGGAAGGTGCTCGCGGTCGGCCGCGCCCGCGTCGACGGCGCGGACATGGTCGGCGACGACGGAAAAGTGGTGGACTCGCTTCACCACGTCGGCGACGAACTCTACGAGTTCTCCGGCTAGTCGTATTCGGACACCCATCGCCGCAGACGGACAACTGGCAGTCGGTTCCGGCGTATCTGCGGCCTGCCATGCAGGTGTGTCAGGATACAGTGACGGCCGACCGTCTCAGCCATCGTCCGACCCACAGCAGTGGTTGTCTCCGGTACAGTGTCGACCGACGCAGAAAAGTAGCCATACATTTCTCGAACTTCGCGCCCTCGATATCATTGTACTAGCAATACTAGGATATATAGGACGTATGTTCACTATTCCTAAATAGTGGTTCGTGGTACCACGAGTCAGCAATGATCGAAACGACCGTCGAATCAGTCGACGTCCGGTCGCCGCCACCGCTCACCACCGAAACGCCGGTCTCCGACGCGGCTCAGCACCTCCGACGGACCGACGTGCCCGCACTCACCGTCCTCGAGGACGAGTCCGTCGTCGGCATCGTCACCGAGTCGGACATCGTGGCACTGGTCGCGGAAACGGATGATCGGCCGGCCGTGCGGGAGATTATGTCATCACCGGTGACGACGATACCGCCGGCCGCGACGCTGACCGAGGCCGCCGAAACGATGCGAACGAACGGTGTCAAACAGCTCCCCGTCGTCAGCGACGGCATCTACCGCGGGGTGCTTTCGGCGCGGACCCTGGCTCCCTACCTTCCGCGACACCGCCTCGAGATCGAGTGGGAAGACGAGCCGATGCGCCTCGAGGCGGCCGACGGGCAGGAACTCACTGCGAGCGACTGACCGCTGTCACCGCTCGAAGCGCACGCTGCCTCACGACTGACATCGTGGGAGAGGTCAGTCCGCAGCCTCCTCCAGCGAATCCGCTTCGAACGCCCCCTCGTACTGCGCGAGGGTGTCCCGGTAGCCCCGTTGTGCGAGCTCGTACGTCTCGCGGAGATCCGCGATCGGCGTCTCGGTCGCGTCGATCCGCAGGTCGTTGTACGGCGGCTCGAGGTCGTGGTCTTCGGTCGTCTCGACGACGACCGCCGCACTCTGGACCGGCAGTTCCTCTCGCTTGTCCCCGCCTTCGCGGTCACCGGCTGCCAGCGCGTCGATCAACCGCTTCGCGAGGGGATCGGTGTCGATGTCCTCGGTGACGGCCGTCGGGCCGGTCGACGGATCCACGGTGTCGTGGACTGCGGTCGCCTCGTAGGCGTCGGCGGCCGCCTCGAGGACGTCTTCTCCGGTCAGCATGTTCCCAGCGACGGTGTAGTGGTCGCCCTCGCGGTGGCCGTACCACTCGACACACTCCTCGCCCGAGAAGGCGAACGTCGTCTCGCTGTCGACACCGTGTACCTGCCGCTGGGACGCGCCGTCGTCGGCGTTGAGCAGGGCCTCGAGCGCATCGTCGAGGGCGAGGCCGTCGTCGGCGTAGTCGATCCCGCGTTCGCCGAGCTCGACGTTGACCAGGCTCTGGGTCGCGACGGCAGCGCGTTCGCTCACGAACGGACAGAGCGTTCCCACGCCAGGGAGTCGCGTCGTGACCGCGACGCCGAACCGGCGGTGGCGTTCCCCGTCGGTTTCGTAGGCTTCGGAGACGCAGATGCTGAACGTCATCGATTACACGCCCTTCGTCAAGAAATAAAAAAGCAACTGTGAGCGAGACGACACCGCGGCGCGTTTCCGGCGAGCGAACGGTCACGTCTGACGTAAGAACTATACAGACGGCGACGGACTCTCTCCGGTATGGGATTGATGAGCAAAATTCTCGGCGGGAACCAGTCCCGAACCGTCGAGGACTACGCCGAATTGGACCTCGAGGACGCCTCCATGGGGTCGGCCGAGGCGACGATGCAGGTACACATCGCGGAGGTCGGTACGAAGGCCGACGCGATCGATATCAAAGACGCCGTCTATGACGGCGATATCGTCATCGCGGATATCACGCGCCTGCGGACCGAGGACAGCACCGTCGAACACATCGTGGACGAACTGCGGCAGGTCGCCCAGGAGGTCGACGGCGACATCGTCCGGAAGGGAGAGGATCAGATGATCATCACGCCGACGGGCATCCACATCAGCCGCGAAAAACTGGGCCAGAAGCTCTAGAACCGGACGGCGGGTATCGAAACCGGTTCCGACAGCGGCGACCAATCTCGAGTCGGGGCCGTTCCGTCGCTTTCTTCGGGGTCGCCGCGGCTCAATGACGTTTCTGTCCTCTATACTCGTTGCGTCCGTGCGGACACCGATCGCACTACCGGTTCGGGTCGTCTATAAAAAATGTTCGTTCAGCGTCGCCCGACGCGACGTCGGTTACTTGCGCGTGACGTTCGTCGCGCGGGGGCCCTTGGGGGCCTGTTCGATATCGAATTCGATCTCCGTGCCTTCTTCGAGATCCGGACCGCCAACATCCTCCATGTGGAAGAAAACGTCGTCGTCCTCGTCGTCCGTCTCAATGAAACCGTAGCCGCCTGTGTCGTTGAAGAAATCAACCTTACCTTCTGCCATTACGAATAAACGTATGACCGGCCCGGGGATAACACTTCCGAGAGTCGTGGTACCACGACCATTGAAACGGCCGAACGGACCGTTTCCGTTTGATTCCGATCGTCTGTGCGGGTCTCGAGAGCCATGGACGGCTCTCGAGGTATAGGAGCCACTGAACGTCGCTGCACACCCGATCGCACGACAGCTATGCGATCGATGTGTAAATCGCTTCAGTGGCTCCTATATTTCCACTCGATGGGAATTCCGGTCCCGGTTATCACGCGTGCGGACGTCGTACGGTGTATGACGGGCTTTCGCGCGACGGTCGTCGTCCACGATCCGGCGGGCTGTCCGGTCGCCGATGTCTCCGGGGCTACCGACGAGCAGGTCGATTCCGTCTCCCGGTCGTCGCAGCCGACAGCCGAGGGGACGATCGTCGAAGAGTTCGGTGTCTCGCCGGAGGCCTCGGTCGATGGGGATTTCGACGTCGAGGTGACGCCGGTCCAGTCCAACGATCGAGAGGCGATCTACCGATTCGAACGCGACGAGGCTGCCGACTGTGCCTGCGAAATCGTCGAGACGACGGGGACGCCGGTCTCGTCGGTCCGCGCCCAGGACGGCGCACTGCTGCTCTCGTTTCGCACGCTCGAACTCACCGAGGTCGCCGAGATCGTCGACGAGTTGCGGGCGCATTTCGACGGCGTTCTGGTCGAAGAACTCTCGCAGGACCACGATGAGGTTTCCGCCGATCCGGTCGTCGTCAACCGAGACGAACTCACGGCTCGCCAGCGGGAGATTCTGGAGACGGCCCACGAGATGGGCTACTTCGACTATCCAAAGGGCGCGAACGCGACCGACGTGGCCGAGGAACTCGGCGTCGCCCGATCGACCTTCACCGAGCACCTCGCGGCCGCGCAGACGAAGTTGATGGATGCGATCCTCGAGGCGGACCGCGACCGGCAGTGAGCTTCGTCCGACCGACCCTGTCGACGGTCTCCGCTCGCGTCGTCTCGGCCCCAGTACCTCTTTGATGACCGGTCGCGTGTGCCTGGGTATGGACGTTATTCATACGGCGGTGTGGGTATCCGATCTCGAGCGGACGCGCGAGTTCTACATCGACGGGCTCGGACTGACAGAGAACTGGTCCTTTACCGCCGACGACGGCGTCGAAAACGTCTACATCGGCGGCGAGAACGGGGAGTTCCAGTTCAAGTACGATCCCGCGGGCGGGCCGGAGATCGATTCGGGGACGATGGCCCACGTCGCGCTCGGCGTCGATAGCACCAACGAGACGTTCGAGCGAGTGCTCGAGCGGACGGATCCGCCAGTCCAGACGGAGCCGACGACGATGGACGACATCGGGGTCCGCGTCGCGTTTATCGAGGACCCCGACGGCTACGTCGTCGAACTCGTCGAAGAACTCGAGTAGGCCGGCGCGCCCTACTGGCCGCTCCCGCTCGAGCGTCTACTTCTCGGAGACGTCGGCCGCGGCGGGCTCCGTGATCGATGGCTCCGTGCGGACGACTTGGACGAGGAGTCCGGCCGCGACGGTGACGAGAGCGGCCAGAAAGAGCCACGATGCCCGGTAGCTGACCGTATCGGCGAGATAGCCAAAGGCCGGCGGGGCGACGAGCGCACCGCTGGTGAGCGCGAGCTGGCCGCCCGCGGTCGCGCCGCCCATCTCGTCCGCGCTGACCAGCGTCGCCATGACGGAGTAGTAGACGCCCGTGTAGCCGAGCACGAAGAAGCCGAGAACGGCGAACGCGAGCGCGACGCCGCGTTCGGTCGTCGTCGACGCGACGACGACGAACATGACGGCGCTGCCCAGCGACTGGGCGACGAGCAGCGATCCGATCCTGACGCGGGGCGCTCCCGGGAGGACGTCGCTCAGCCAGCCGGTCAGCACGCGGCCGACGCTCCCGAATAGCTGGACGAGCGCGAGGACGACGCCGCCGAACGCGACGGACGCGCCGATGGACTCCTCGACGTAGAGGACCGTGTAGCCGGTGGTCGTGAAGAGGGCCGCCCCGAGAAAGAGGCCGGCGGTCGTCAACACGACGTACGGCCGGTTCGAGAGCAACGCGCCGAAGTCGGGATAGTCGGCCACGCCGCTACCGCCGTCACTCGAGTAGCCGACGTAAAACACGACGGCGACGACCGCGCCAACTCCCGCGGCGACGAGAAAGCCAGCTCTGGGGAAGAGCGCTCCCGCGAGACCCGTGACCAGGAGCGCGCTGATACCGCTCCCCCCGGTGACGCCGACCTGCTTGATCCCCATCGCGAAGTTCTGGCGGCCCGGCTCGATCCGGTCGAAGACCGCCTTGTTCGTCCCGGGAATCGCGGTCCCGTACAGCGATCCGAGGACGAATACCGCCGCGAGCAACAGGGCGTACGTCGGTGCGCCCGCGACCAGGAGACTGCCCGTCGCGAGGCCGACGAGGCCGAGCGTCAGCGTCAGCCGTTCGCCGAACCGATCGGTCAGCGCACCCAGCGGCAACAGGAAGACGGCGTAGCCGAGCGTGAGCGTCGTCACCACGAGTCCGACCGCGAACCGGGACAGTCCGAACTCGTCCCGGAACAACGGTGTCGCGGCGAAGATCGTGTAGTAGCAGATGCTCGCCGAAACCTGCCACAGCGTCACGAGCGACACCGTTCGCCAGTACGACCGATCCATCATCGGTCGTTCTTCGAAAAGCGCTTCAAAAAGGGTGGCGACGTGAGACATCGGTTTCGATCGGCTCGAGTTCCGGCGATCGGCTCACACTATCACGACGACGTCGCTCTCGAACCCTTCTCCATCGGCTCCAAACGAACCGTTTGTCGAGGTGAGAACACGGACAATCTCCGATGAATATCCGCCGCCGTACCCGATTCGGACTCGTGACTGCCCTATCACGAAAGACGATTATAGTAATCTGCCCG is a window encoding:
- the sepF gene encoding cell division protein SepF, which encodes MGLMSKILGGNQSRTVEDYAELDLEDASMGSAEATMQVHIAEVGTKADAIDIKDAVYDGDIVIADITRLRTEDSTVEHIVDELRQVAQEVDGDIVRKGEDQMIITPTGIHISREKLGQKL
- a CDS encoding MFS transporter, which translates into the protein MDRSYWRTVSLVTLWQVSASICYYTIFAATPLFRDEFGLSRFAVGLVVTTLTLGYAVFLLPLGALTDRFGERLTLTLGLVGLATGSLLVAGAPTYALLLAAVFVLGSLYGTAIPGTNKAVFDRIEPGRQNFAMGIKQVGVTGGSGISALLVTGLAGALFPRAGFLVAAGVGAVVAVVFYVGYSSDGGSGVADYPDFGALLSNRPYVVLTTAGLFLGAALFTTTGYTVLYVEESIGASVAFGGVVLALVQLFGSVGRVLTGWLSDVLPGAPRVRIGSLLVAQSLGSAVMFVVVASTTTERGVALAFAVLGFFVLGYTGVYYSVMATLVSADEMGGATAGGQLALTSGALVAPPAFGYLADTVSYRASWLFLAALVTVAAGLLVQVVRTEPSITEPAAADVSEK
- a CDS encoding cold-shock protein; this encodes MAEGKVDFFNDTGGYGFIETDDEDDDVFFHMEDVGGPDLEEGTEIEFDIEQAPKGPRATNVTRK
- a CDS encoding VOC family protein codes for the protein MDVIHTAVWVSDLERTREFYIDGLGLTENWSFTADDGVENVYIGGENGEFQFKYDPAGGPEIDSGTMAHVALGVDSTNETFERVLERTDPPVQTEPTTMDDIGVRVAFIEDPDGYVVELVEELE
- a CDS encoding RNA-binding protein, whose protein sequence is MQVKSRHHLRSDAVSDLEETLEDQLGVSPEGDAYERVEFEETDWEVVLIDGEPRVAYFDEEPFLTVRGANAYEPEKRLVTVDAGAVSFVSDGADVMRPGITEATDDISPDDLVVIAEESHGKVLAVGRARVDGADMVGDDGKVVDSLHHVGDELYEFSG
- a CDS encoding cyclic nucleotide-binding/CBS domain-containing protein, giving the protein MIETTVESVDVRSPPPLTTETPVSDAAQHLRRTDVPALTVLEDESVVGIVTESDIVALVAETDDRPAVREIMSSPVTTIPPAATLTEAAETMRTNGVKQLPVVSDGIYRGVLSARTLAPYLPRHRLEIEWEDEPMRLEAADGQELTASD
- a CDS encoding DUF1028 domain-containing protein is translated as MTFSICVSEAYETDGERHRRFGVAVTTRLPGVGTLCPFVSERAAVATQSLVNVELGERGIDYADDGLALDDALEALLNADDGASQRQVHGVDSETTFAFSGEECVEWYGHREGDHYTVAGNMLTGEDVLEAAADAYEATAVHDTVDPSTGPTAVTEDIDTDPLAKRLIDALAAGDREGGDKREELPVQSAAVVVETTEDHDLEPPYNDLRIDATETPIADLRETYELAQRGYRDTLAQYEGAFEADSLEEAAD
- a CDS encoding helix-turn-helix domain-containing protein, encoding MTGFRATVVVHDPAGCPVADVSGATDEQVDSVSRSSQPTAEGTIVEEFGVSPEASVDGDFDVEVTPVQSNDREAIYRFERDEAADCACEIVETTGTPVSSVRAQDGALLLSFRTLELTEVAEIVDELRAHFDGVLVEELSQDHDEVSADPVVVNRDELTARQREILETAHEMGYFDYPKGANATDVAEELGVARSTFTEHLAAAQTKLMDAILEADRDRQ